From Deinococcus planocerae, one genomic window encodes:
- a CDS encoding response regulator, which yields MTSPHAAEAPSHARSRIEILLVEDNEPDVLLTQEAFEGARVPNRVHVVRDGVEALHFLRREGEYASSPRPDVILLDINMPRKNGLEVLGEIKGDPVLSSIPVVMLTTSQAEEDVRGSYARHASGYVVKPVGFENFLNAIRAFEDFWMTFVRFPPRA from the coding sequence CCCACGCCCGGTCCCGAATCGAGATCCTGCTCGTGGAGGACAACGAGCCCGACGTGCTGCTGACCCAAGAGGCCTTCGAGGGCGCGCGGGTGCCCAACCGGGTCCACGTGGTGCGCGACGGGGTGGAGGCCCTGCACTTTCTGCGCCGGGAGGGCGAGTACGCCTCCTCCCCGCGCCCCGACGTGATCTTGCTCGACATCAACATGCCGCGCAAGAACGGGCTGGAGGTCCTCGGCGAGATCAAGGGCGACCCTGTGCTCAGCAGCATCCCGGTCGTGATGCTCACCACCAGCCAGGCGGAGGAGGACGTGCGCGGTTCCTACGCCCGGCACGCGAGCGGCTACGTGGTCAAGCCCGTCGGCTTCGAGAATTTCCTGAACGCGATCCGCGCCTTCGAGGACTTCTGGATGACCTTCGTGCGCTTTCCGCCCCGCGCGTAG